A portion of the Echeneis naucrates chromosome 5, fEcheNa1.1, whole genome shotgun sequence genome contains these proteins:
- the rhoca gene encoding rho-related GTP-binding protein RhoA-D, whose amino-acid sequence MAAIRKKLVIVGDGACGKTCLLIVFSKDQFPEVYVPTVFENYIADIEVDGKQVELALWDTAGQEDYDRLRPLSYPDTDVILMCFSIDSPDSLENIPEKWTPEVKHFCPNVPIILVGNKKDLRNDEHTRRELAKMKQEPVKTEEGRDMAGRISAFGYLECSAKTKDGVREVFEMATRAALQVRKRKKRSGCTLL is encoded by the exons ATGGCAGCCATTCGGAAGAAGCTGGTCATTGTCGGGGATGGAGCTTGCGGAAAAACATGTCTTCTAATTGTTTTCAGTAAAGATCAGTTTCCTGAAGTCTACGTCCCAACAGTGTTCGAGAACTACATTGCTGATATTGAGGTTGATGGAAAGCAG GTGGAGCTGGCACTGTGGGATACTGCAGGCCAAGAGGACTATGACAGGTTGAGGCCTCTCTCCTATCCCGACACCGATGTTATCCTCATGTGCTTCTCCATCGACAGCCCTGACAGTTTAG AAAATATTCCTGAGAAGTGGACGCCTGAGGTGAAGCACTTCTGTCCCAATGTTCCCATCATCCTGGTGGGGAACAAGAAGGACCTGAGGAATGACGAGCACACACGAAGAGAGTTGGCCAAGATGAAGCAG GAGCCAGtgaagacagaggaaggcagagacaTGGCCGGCAGGATCAGTGCTTTTGGCTACTTGGAGTGCTCTGCCAAGACCAAGGATGGCGTGCGGGAAGTGTTCGAGATGGCAACCAGGGCGGCTCTGCAGGTCCGCAAGCGCAAGAAGAGAAGTGGCTGCACTCTGCTGTGA